The following DNA comes from Mucilaginibacter jinjuensis.
AGGTATTTTACCGCCAATGGTTAAACCTGCAGCCATGCCCATCATGTTGGCTTCGGCAATACCGGTTTGGAAAAAACGCTCAGGGAAAGCAGCAATAAAATCCTGCATTTTCAATGAGCCAATTAAGTCGGCACATAAGGCAACCACCTGGTCGTTACGTTTACCGGCTTCTAATAGTCCGGCACCAAAGCCCGAACGTGTATCTTTTTTATCTGTGTAAGTGTATTTTTTCATTGTGTGTTTTGGTTGTCAGTTGTCGGTTGTCAGTTGTCTGCCTCTTGTTATTCGATAGTTAATACCGACAACCGACAACTGATAACCGACAACCAAATTAATAGTCTCCCAAAGTTTCTTCTAACTGTCCTAAAGCTTGTGCCAGTTGTGCATCGTTAGGTGCAGTACCATGCCATTTGTGGGTACCCATCATAAAATCAACACCATAACCCATTTCGGTATGCAATAAAATTACAATTGGTTTGCCCTGACCTGTGCGAGATTTAGCTTCGGCTAAAACGGTAAGCAAAGCCTCCATATCATTACCTTTGGCTTCCAAAACATCCCAACCGAAGGCAACCCATTTAGCATGCAGATCGCCTAATGATAATACATTTTTGGTAGAACCATCAATTTGCTGGCCGTTAACATCAATGGCAGCAATAAGGTTATCAACTTTATTGTGAGGGGCGTACATTGCTGCCTCCCAGATCTGGCCTTCCTGTAGCTCACCATCGCCGTGCAGGGTGAAAACAAGGCTGCTGTCTTTATTTAATTTTTTTGCTTGCGCAGCACCGATAGCTACCGATAAACCCTGGCCCAGTGAACCAGAGGCGATACGTACACCCGGTAAATGCTCGTGCGTGGTAGGGTGGCCCTGTAAACGTGTACCCAGTTTACGGAAAGTAGCCAGTTCGGCTTTATCAAAATAACCGGCATGTGCCAGTACGCTATAAAATACCGGAGAAATGTGGCCATTTGACAGGAAGAACAAGTCTTCGCCAATGCCATCCATGTTAAACTTCGGGTCGTGTTTCATTGCCGAGAAATACAGGGCAACCAGGTAATCGGTACAGCCTAAAGAGCCGCCGGGGTGGCCACTCTGGCAACCATGAACCATTCTTACAATATCGCGTCTTACTTGCGACGCGACATTTTTTAATTCAGAAATATCAGTAGTCATTAATTAAGGAAGGTTGGTAATATAATATTTTAGTTCTTCAGCAGGTCCAACACCTGCTGAGATGAATTCTTGGTATCCACTTTTTCGATGATTTTGCTAATTACGCCTTCAGCATCGATAATAAAAGTAGTGCGGGCAACACCCATGTATTTTTTGCCGTACATGTTTTTTTCTACCCAAACGCCGTAAGCTTCTACAATGGTGTGGTCGGTATCGGCAATCAGGGTAAAGGGCAGGCTGTATTTGGTCTCAAATTTTTTGTGCGATTTTTCGTCGTCAACACTTACACCAATTACCTCGTAACCTTGGCTGCTCAAAAATTGGTAGTTGTCTCTAAAATCACAGGCTTCGGCTGTGCAGCCGGGGGTATCATCCTTCGGGTAAAAATAAAGGATGGTAGTTTTACCTTTAAAGTCTGCCAGAGAAACTGTTTTTCCGTTTTGGTCATTGGCGGTAAAGTCGGGTGCTTTGGTGCCTGCTGTTAAAGTTGCCATTATCTGTAAAAATCGGCGATGTATGTAGCCGCGTTATCTTTATTATCTGTAACTGTTAATTCGAGTTTATGCTTACCAGGGGTAATGCTGGTGTCAAAGGTATAGTTTAAGATCTTTGTTTTAAAATCCCACTCCATTAACACCCATTGACCATCAATTTTACCGATGTAAGATTTGATGCCCGATAAATTGTCGCCAATTTTAAAGGAAATTTTTGGTTTTCGAGCCATACTTCCGCCATTAATAATATTTAACGGGTGGATAAATGGCGCTTCGGTATCAACCCTAACGTACACATCGCCAAATCCTTTGGCATGGGCTTTCACATAGCCATCCTCATAAATGGCATCTTCGGCACCTACAATAACGGCTTTATCCACCAATTTGCCGATGGTGCTGTCGGGTTTAATCCAAACATCAAACTGATCGTGAATTGGAGTTAGCCGGTTATGTAAACGATAGGTTGCTGAGTACGCCCCTATATGTTTAGGCAGTTTGGCAAAGGTAAAATCCAGATCATCATACAAGTTTCCGGGTGCGATGCTGATTTTCAGGTTATCGTTGGTAAATACATTGATTTGATCGTAATGAAAACGAGTGGTACCCGGAGTAGGTTGGGCAACGACTGATTTACTCTCTGGCCCTGCTTTTACTTTAACAGCCAAGGTTGATGTATTGCCTGCTACATCTTTCACCACGTACTCCACATCATGAACGGCATCATCAGTTAATTTGATAATACCACGATTGATTGATTGTGGATAGATAGTGATCTTGCTGCCCGGCAATATGAAACACTTCTGTATCATACGACCTGTGGTTTGGGCCGTTGGGTAATCTATATAAGCATTAATGGCATGCGTTTGATCGAATGCGAAACGTTCCATGGCCATGGTGTAAATGGTTGTACCGTCCAGCTTTACTTCGATAGAATAAGCGCCGTTGCGGTTAGCCGAAGCACTGTTTTGATCCACACATGCAATACCTAAACCGGCATCATTGCCAATCTCCAATATCTGCGGATTAACCAGATGATAATGGCCGTTTGCGCCCGCCACTGGGTAAAAGCTGTGACCAGTTTTCTCGCTGAATGGATTGCCGTTTAATTTATAAACAGCTACTGCCGAGATGGTAGGTGGCACACGATCTGGAATTGTTAAACCGAACAATTGCGCATTGATGGTTTGTTCATTCTCACTATCACGCAATTCAAAATGTAAATGCGGGCCAGCCGAACCTCCTGTATTGCCCGACCAGGCTACTATCTGCCCTTTGTAAACCGGCAATTGCATAGGGTCGAGACTAACATCAACCAGGTCTTTTTGCTGAATACGTTGCTGGTCGCGTAATACCTGTAATATCTCGGGGCTGAACCTTTGCAAGTGTCCATAAACCGAGGTATATCCGTTGGGATGCGTTATGTAAAGCGCATTACCAAAGCCACCGAACTGTACCCTTAAACGCGAGATATAACCATCGTACACTGCATGCACCGGGTAACCTTCGCGCTGGTTAGTACGGAAGTCTAAGCCGGAGTGGAAGTGGTTACCCCGCAGTTCGCCAAAGCCGCCGGCAGTGCTCGGCGGTAGATCAAGCGGGTAACGGAAAATATTTTGCGGGTAGGTTTTACTTTGTATGGTTGTTGTTTGCGCTTTTGTATTTACGGTAGATAATGATGCAAGAGCAAATAATAAAGCGACAACAGGTTTTTTCAGCATGCGTTATTTGATGTAGAAGTCTAAAAGTTTTTCATTTTCGAGGTAACCTTCCAGGTGGTCGCCTACGTTTACTTTGGCTACGCCTTCGGGTGTGCCGGTATAAATCAGGTCGCCTTTTTTAAGGGTGATGTATTTAGATACAAAAGCAATGATTTTCTCGAACGAGAACAACAAATCCTTTGTATTACCAACCTGGCGTGCTTCGCCGTTAATATCTAACTTAAAGTTCATATTGTACAGATCGGCAAATTTATCCTTAGGAATAAAATTGCTGATTGGGGCCGAGTTATCGAAAGCCTTAGCAAGCTCCCATGGTAAGCCTTTTTCTTTATGTTTCTGCTGAATATCGCGTGCGGTAAAATCAATACCGATGGCTATCTCATCAAAGTAATTGGCGGCAAATTTTTCGTCGATGTGTTTACCTTCCTTGCTCACTTTTAATACTACTTCAATTTCGTGATGCACATCATCAGAAAAATCGGGCAGGTAAAAAGGTTTATTATCTTTTAATAAAGCGGTATCGGGCTTCATAAAAATAACAGGTACTGTTGGTACAGGGTTGTTCAGCTCTTTGGCGTGTTCGGCATAATTACGGCCGATGGCAATTATTTTCATAACGGATAAACAGGTGTAAACGCCAAAGCTAAACATTAAAACGCCGAGGATGTTGGCTGTAATTAAAATTTTGCTTTGAGGATACCTAAAGATGCTTGTCATTTCGACGATAGGAGAAATCTTGTACAACTTGCAGTTCTGACGCATAAGATTTCTCCTATCGTCGAAATGACATAACTAAAAAATCAGGAGGGAATTTCCTGTCTTGATTCTTGTCTCTTGATTCTGGCTTCTCTTTCTGGGCTTACAATATCGAGATCCGCTTAATTACAGACTCTGTACCAACAACCACGCGAACAAAGTAAAAGCCGCTGGTGAGTTGTTTGTTAAGGTTGTAGGAGAATTTTCGCTCGCCCGGTTCCATGCGCTGCGACAGGAGGGTAAGCACGTTATTACCCAGCACGTCCATGATTTTTATGGTTACGTTGGTATTGCGGGTAATGGTATATTTTAAATTGATCTGGTCGGTAACCGGGTTTGGGAAAATGCTTACGTTACTTAACAACTTACTATCATCCGCAGGTTTATCATCTGCAGGTTTGGCCATGCCGGCTTTTGATGATGATGATAATGAAGGAAAGTTTAAATGGAACCCACCTTTTAAATAAGATGTACGTGTATTGGGCTTTGCGTTTTTAATATGCAGGTAAGCAGTATCAGTTTTTAGCTTATCACCCAAAGCAAAGGCAAAATTTATGGATATTGCAGATGCAATTAAAAATATCCATAAAAAATTAAAAGTAAATTTTTGCCTCATAATTCAAGTTCACATTGCAAAACTATAAATTAACAAGCTTAATGTACCAAGTACAATATGTTTTTATTAATAATTTTAACAATTTTTAACAAAAGTCAATCTTTTGCGTTGCTTCAACTGTCTATGTGTTAAGTATACGATAAATAAGAGGGTTATGTTATAAGCAAACATTTAATACTTTTGCAGAATCTTTTAACAATATAGTGACACAACACAAAGATCTAAACAAGCTCACCGCCGCTGGTATCCTTATCAGTTTGGGTATCATTTACGGTGACATCGGAACATCCCCATTATATGTTTTTAAAGCTATAGTAGGTGGCCAGCACATTTCAGAGGTACTGGTACTGGGAGGCGTATCCTGTATTTTCTGGACGTTAACATTACAAACCACGCTTAAGTATGTTGTTATTACCCTAAGGGCAGATAACAAAGGTGAGGGGGGCATTTTCTCACTTTTTTCATTGGTACGCCGGAGGGCCAAATGGCTCATTGTACCAGCGGTATTAGGTGGTTGCGCCCTATTGGCCGATGGTATCATTACGCCGCCTATTACCATTTCTGCGGCTATTGAAGGTTTAAAAAGCTATTATCCCAACCTGCCAACCGTACAAATTGTTATTGTGATTATCGCATTCCTGTTCTTTATCCAGCAATTCGGTACATCACTGGTAGGTAAAGCGTTTGGGCCAATAATGTTTTTGTGGTTTACCATGATGGGTGTTTTAGGCGTTGTTTTAATTGCCCAGGCCCCTTATGTAATGAAGGCGCTTAATCCATATTACGCTTTCGAACTGTTAACTACCAGCCCTAAAGCTTTAACTATTTTAGGTGCGGTTTTCCTGTGTACTACGGGAGCTGAGGCTTTATATTCTGATTTAGGTCACTGCGGTCGTGATAATATCCGCGTAAGCTGGGTATATGTTAAAAGCTGTTTGGTATTAAATTATTTAGGCCAGGCAGTTTGGTTGCTGAAATTTCAGGGGCAGACTAAAGACTTAAATATTCATAACCCATTTTATGAGATAATGCCAACCTGGTTTCTAATTTACGGTATCAGTATTGCAACTATCGCGGCAATTATTGCTAGTCAGGCCTTAATCTCGGGTTCGTTTACGCTTATTGCTGAGGCCGTACGTTTAAACCTTTGGCCAAAAGTAAAGATCAATTATCCTTCTGAACAAAAGGGGCAATTATATGTACCGAGTGTTAACTGGCTGCTTTGTGCCGGTTGTATTGGCGTGGTTTTATTATTCCGCGCTTCTGACAGGATGGAGGCTGCCTACGGTTTAAGTATCACGGTAGCCATGTTGATGACCACGATATTGGTTTCCAAGTTCCTGAAACGCCGTAAGGTTCCGCAATATATAATCAACTTGTTCCTTACTGTTTACCTGGTTATTGAAGGTACTTTCTTATTCGGTAACCTTGTTAAGTTTGTACATGGTGGTTGGTTTACGCTGTCAATAGGTGCAGTATTGTTCTGGATTATGTGGACCTGGCACACAGCCCGCAAAATCCGTAACCGCTACGTTAAGTTTGTTGAGATTGAAGATTACTACACCATTATTAAAGAACTAAGCGACGATAATAGTGTAAGCAAATATGCATCGCAACTGGTTTATTTAACCAGTGCCAACTTTAACTCGGAGATTGAATCGAAGATTATTTATTCTATACTGCAAAAGCAACCTAAACGAGCTGATGTATATTGGCTGGTACACGTGGATGTAATGGACGAGCCTTACACCCGCGAGTACGAGGTAGACTTTTTAGTGCCGAACAAACTGATCCGTATCGACTTCAAACTAGGTTTCCGCGTTGAGCAGCAGATTAACCTGTTGTTTAGAAAAGTGGTTGAAGACCTGGTTAAGAAAGGCGAGGTTGATATTA
Coding sequences within:
- a CDS encoding transketolase, whose amino-acid sequence is MTTDISELKNVASQVRRDIVRMVHGCQSGHPGGSLGCTDYLVALYFSAMKHDPKFNMDGIGEDLFFLSNGHISPVFYSVLAHAGYFDKAELATFRKLGTRLQGHPTTHEHLPGVRIASGSLGQGLSVAIGAAQAKKLNKDSSLVFTLHGDGELQEGQIWEAAMYAPHNKVDNLIAAIDVNGQQIDGSTKNVLSLGDLHAKWVAFGWDVLEAKGNDMEALLTVLAEAKSRTGQGKPIVILLHTEMGYGVDFMMGTHKWHGTAPNDAQLAQALGQLEETLGDY
- the bcp gene encoding thioredoxin-dependent thiol peroxidase, with protein sequence MATLTAGTKAPDFTANDQNGKTVSLADFKGKTTILYFYPKDDTPGCTAEACDFRDNYQFLSSQGYEVIGVSVDDEKSHKKFETKYSLPFTLIADTDHTIVEAYGVWVEKNMYGKKYMGVARTTFIIDAEGVISKIIEKVDTKNSSQQVLDLLKN
- a CDS encoding M23 family metallopeptidase — translated: MLKKPVVALLFALASLSTVNTKAQTTTIQSKTYPQNIFRYPLDLPPSTAGGFGELRGNHFHSGLDFRTNQREGYPVHAVYDGYISRLRVQFGGFGNALYITHPNGYTSVYGHLQRFSPEILQVLRDQQRIQQKDLVDVSLDPMQLPVYKGQIVAWSGNTGGSAGPHLHFELRDSENEQTINAQLFGLTIPDRVPPTISAVAVYKLNGNPFSEKTGHSFYPVAGANGHYHLVNPQILEIGNDAGLGIACVDQNSASANRNGAYSIEVKLDGTTIYTMAMERFAFDQTHAINAYIDYPTAQTTGRMIQKCFILPGSKITIYPQSINRGIIKLTDDAVHDVEYVVKDVAGNTSTLAVKVKAGPESKSVVAQPTPGTTRFHYDQINVFTNDNLKISIAPGNLYDDLDFTFAKLPKHIGAYSATYRLHNRLTPIHDQFDVWIKPDSTIGKLVDKAVIVGAEDAIYEDGYVKAHAKGFGDVYVRVDTEAPFIHPLNIINGGSMARKPKISFKIGDNLSGIKSYIGKIDGQWVLMEWDFKTKILNYTFDTSITPGKHKLELTVTDNKDNAATYIADFYR
- a CDS encoding fumarylacetoacetate hydrolase family protein; the protein is MKIIAIGRNYAEHAKELNNPVPTVPVIFMKPDTALLKDNKPFYLPDFSDDVHHEIEVVLKVSKEGKHIDEKFAANYFDEIAIGIDFTARDIQQKHKEKGLPWELAKAFDNSAPISNFIPKDKFADLYNMNFKLDINGEARQVGNTKDLLFSFEKIIAFVSKYITLKKGDLIYTGTPEGVAKVNVGDHLEGYLENEKLLDFYIK
- a CDS encoding T9SS type A sorting domain-containing protein, producing MRQKFTFNFLWIFLIASAISINFAFALGDKLKTDTAYLHIKNAKPNTRTSYLKGGFHLNFPSLSSSSKAGMAKPADDKPADDSKLLSNVSIFPNPVTDQINLKYTITRNTNVTIKIMDVLGNNVLTLLSQRMEPGERKFSYNLNKQLTSGFYFVRVVVGTESVIKRISIL
- a CDS encoding KUP/HAK/KT family potassium transporter; the encoded protein is MTQHKDLNKLTAAGILISLGIIYGDIGTSPLYVFKAIVGGQHISEVLVLGGVSCIFWTLTLQTTLKYVVITLRADNKGEGGIFSLFSLVRRRAKWLIVPAVLGGCALLADGIITPPITISAAIEGLKSYYPNLPTVQIVIVIIAFLFFIQQFGTSLVGKAFGPIMFLWFTMMGVLGVVLIAQAPYVMKALNPYYAFELLTTSPKALTILGAVFLCTTGAEALYSDLGHCGRDNIRVSWVYVKSCLVLNYLGQAVWLLKFQGQTKDLNIHNPFYEIMPTWFLIYGISIATIAAIIASQALISGSFTLIAEAVRLNLWPKVKINYPSEQKGQLYVPSVNWLLCAGCIGVVLLFRASDRMEAAYGLSITVAMLMTTILVSKFLKRRKVPQYIINLFLTVYLVIEGTFLFGNLVKFVHGGWFTLSIGAVLFWIMWTWHTARKIRNRYVKFVEIEDYYTIIKELSDDNSVSKYASQLVYLTSANFNSEIESKIIYSILQKQPKRADVYWLVHVDVMDEPYTREYEVDFLVPNKLIRIDFKLGFRVEQQINLLFRKVVEDLVKKGEVDITSKYESLNKHKIVGDFRFVVIEKVVSRSHYLSLYEKGVMALYTQLKKISLSEERNFGLDLSFVTVEKVPLMLADPETVQIHRIK